GCCTCATATCTTTTTCTCAACGGTTTTCAGCGTCCGCAAGGTTATCGCCCTTTCCTGTGTCCCCTTGGCCCAGGTGACTGTCACGACGATCTCGAGCAGCTTTACCTGCAGGTTCTCTGTCCTCTCTTTCATCGCCTCCGAGACCGAGACGTCAATTCTGTAACCATCCTTTGTCCTGTCGGTCGATGATTTCTCAGTGAGTTTCTCATCAGCGAGGACCTCTCTCATCGCAGCATTGGCCTTAAGGCTGGCAGAAAGGTAATCCTCTGACGCAGCGATCGCCCTCAGATCTGCAGAGAAGAGCTGGA
The genomic region above belongs to Thermodesulfovibrionales bacterium and contains:
- a CDS encoding prepilin-type N-terminal cleavage/methylation domain-containing protein, with product MIQRPRFTILNNRLGDHGALDPFAARRNSRAGFTLLEVLVSIALLATAVALIFQLFSADLRAIAASEDYLSASLKANAAMREVLADEKLTEKSSTDRTKDGYRIDVSVSEAMKERTENLQVKLLEIVVTVTWAKGTQERAITLRTLKTVEKKI